Proteins encoded together in one Vigna angularis cultivar LongXiaoDou No.4 chromosome 5, ASM1680809v1, whole genome shotgun sequence window:
- the LOC108340680 gene encoding uncharacterized protein LOC108340680 translates to MAPHLWSCFTRKGSNRGDGIAERRVSTADVASESSRGGGGQGAVVVEMFSSQGCATSPEAELVLSRLGRGDFELEVPVVVLIFHVDYWDYVGWKDPFGLSQWTVRQKAYVEALGLDTIFTPQVVVQGKAHCIGNDENALIETITNAPRFPAPTLQATFTKPAPDSLQVSLTGALRTKVDSSGANVMVALYESGLVTDCPRGENKGRILSNDYVVRKLEKLCTVKDISHKKTVSGTVNFPLWEGFNSTKCGLAVFVQNSSHQIFGSQNFQLPEDI, encoded by the exons ATGGCGCCGCATCTCTGGTCCTGCTTCACCAGAAAGGGCTCCAACCGTGGCGACGGCATCGCGGAGCGCCGAGTTAGCACGGCGGACGTCGCTTCGGAATCGAGTCGCGGCGGCGGGGGCCAGGGGGCTGTGGTGGTGGAGATGTTCTCGTCGCAGGGGTGTGCGACGTCGCCGGAGGCGGAGCTGGTGCTGTCGCGGCTGGGGAGGGGGGACTTCGAGCTGGAGGTGCCGGTGGTGGTGCTGATCTTCCACGTGGACTATTGGGACTACGTGGGATGGAAGGATCCCTTTGGGTTGAGCCAGTGGACCGTTCGGCAGAAAGCCTATGTTGAGGCCCTTGGGCTTGACACCATCTTCACGCCCCAGGTTGTGGTCCAGGGCAAGGCCCACTGTATCGGAAATGACGAGAATGCCCTTATTGAAACCATCACTAATGCTCCTAGATTTCCTGCTCCAACCCTCCAG GCCACTTTTACCAAGCCTGCACCAGATTCATTGCAAGTGTCTCTAACAGGAGCATTGAGGACTAAGGTGGACAGCAGTGGCGCCAACGTCATGGTAGCATTATATGAAAGTGGTTTGGTCACTGACTGTCCAAGAGGAGAGAACAAAGGACGTATTCTATCCAACGACTATGTTGTCAGAAAGCTCGAAAAACTCTGCACTGTCAAAGACATCTCTCACAAGAAAACAGTATCAGGAACAGTTAATTTTCCCTTGTGGGAAGGATTCAACAGCACCAAATGTGGTTTGGCTGTCTTTGTTCAGAACAGCTCTCACCAGATTTTTGGTTCACAGAATTTTC